The DNA region GTACAACAGTGGTGAGAATCTATGTAAGGAATAAGGATGAAGGAGTGTTATAATGGATATATTAAAACATCAAACATCCCAAGCAAGCTCTCCCTGTCCCCAAACCAGGTCcccatcttcaatcttgCCATCAATAGCCAAACAGACGCTCCCAGCGAAAAGCCTCATTaactttttttctctttccgtAATCCATACTTTATTTTTGGGACCATTGAgccaccatcctccatcttgaACCGCTTCTTCCGCAGTGTCTCCCACGCCTCGTGCTAGCGCACCAAGAAGCTCGTCAaggggaggtggagaaTCCCGCCCATTTATGAGAGTGTTGGACGTATttgaaagagattgagGGTCGAATCCCAACAGCTTCGAGAGTGCAGAGTGGCGTGCAGGCGGTGGAAGAGTATCTAGTAGTTGGAGGATAGAAATGAGGGTTTGATCGACCAGAAGAGCACGGAGGGAGGTTGATTGGGCTGGACATGGTAAGTACTAGATTTGCGCAGGTGTCAAAAGCCGAAGACATACCGATGCGTAAAAGCTCCTCGTGCCGGAGAGGTTTTGGGTCATCTTTCAATAACGGATCTGTGAAGAGGCCAGGATCAGGCTCTGGGGGCCAGTTGAGCGAAGTCAGTGGTCTGAGAGAGGCATTATTCGTGGAATGTCCTTCTCTGTTTAACCCGTGTTCAGGGGCAGCTCCTTCAGCCGCCTGCGATAGAATGCCGATTTCTGATCCCAGTGGCTCGGTGGGGTGTACGGTAGACGGTTGTTGAGCGGTGGCATTGCATTGAGCTCGTGGGGAGTTAGTTGCAGTGGTGATGGTAAAATAAGTGGGCTTACTCTTGTGGGTTTTGTAGCATGAAACGGAGCAGCTGAGAAGGTAGGGGTCAgcatggaggaggaaggggtggGAGAGATGACTGACTATCTAAGGAGGCAAGAGGAGCAGCGGTACTTTGGAGGGTGTTGTGAGCATACTGCGCAAGTCTTCTCGTTCTGCGCTGCGTTTTTGGGCATGGTGTGCTATGCTCTGGAAAGAGTTGAATATTTTGGTGGTTTCTTCTGTTTTGTTATTTATGTTGTTCGGGAAATGCGGAGCCCCaatcttttttctttttttctggGCAACAAATTGAGTTTGCAATAATGTATACAGATACTTGACATTCTCCTGccgtctcctccttcctcccctcgCCTCACCCGTCTGCAGCATGCCAGACCCAGCTGCTTCATCGTCAAACATGTATCCTCGAGGAATGAACCCCCGCCTTCGCTACATCAAATCCTACTGGTGGCCGTACAAGACTTTCGTAAAGCAGAGGTAGGCTCGATCGAGCTCTAGCAATTCCCACAGGCTCCTGACTCTCGTGTACAAAGGTGGATCGGACGCCAACTTCTCGAGGTTATCACCACAGAGTTCAGAGATCGCTCCATGGAGTACTACGTAAGTCCATCTATAttcaccttcctccacgAATGCTCAACATGTATCGTAGAGGCACGCTCTTGAATCCGGTGTGACTAGAGTGAACGGAGTGGTCGCACAACCAGACCTCATTCTTCGTAATGGTGACCGTATAGAGTAAGCACTTATCTATAACAAGATGAAGTCACTAACATCCGTGGCCTGCAGCAATACAGTTCATAGACATGAACCTCCTGTGACCAATGATCCTATCTTGGTTCTTCATATCGACCGAGAACGAGAGTTCATAGTCATCTCCAAGCCAGGCAGCTTAGTGAGTATATACATGGCAATATCGTCCCATTAAATTGACGGAGACCAGCCTGTACACGCCGCTGGAAGATACTTCAAACATACCGTAttagagatgatggagtCCGACTACGGTCTCAAGTGTTATTGTAAGCCTCCTTTTCGTGCCTCGCCTGAATAAGACTGATATGGTCGCTATAGCTGTGAATCGTCTGGATCGGTTGACTTCCGGCCTGATGATCCTTGCTCTATCGGGCAAGGCGGCCAGTAAACTAGCGCGCGAATTTGTGGAAGGaaaagtgaagaaggagtatGTCGCTAGAGTAAAGGGCAAGTTCCCCAAGTAAGTGCCACTATTCCCCATCAACCCCTTTACGCTCATCAAGTTGTACTCAGGGAAGAAATTACCGTCGATAAACCCATGATGACGGTCGATCGTCAAATGGGTTTGGTTATCATCACTCCCGAAGGAAAGGTCAGTCCTGCCTCCAAAAAAAACGAGTTATTTGTCTAAACAGTCACAGGATGCGGTGACCATCTTTAACAGGATAGCATACGACCCAGTGAGAGATCAGAGTGTCGTCCGTTGTAAGTGTTGATATAACAGCTGTGCATGACTCGATTAGACCTAACGGTATAATGTGTAGGTCGCCCCCAGACCGGCCGAAGTAAGTTTACCTATTTCCTCGCTGTAGATGGATTATCTGACCTCCAAGGTAGCTCATCAAATCCGTGTCCATCTTC from Cryptococcus neoformans var. neoformans B-3501A chromosome 4, whole genome shotgun sequence includes:
- a CDS encoding hypothetical protein (HMMPfam hit to PseudoU_synth_2, RNA pseudouridylate synthase, score: 195.2, E(): 1.3e-55), yielding MPDPAASSSNMYPRGMNPRLRYIKSYWWPYKTFVKQRWIGRQLLEVITTEFRDRSMEYYRHALESGVTRVNGVVAQPDLILRNGDRIDNTVHRHEPPVTNDPILVLHIDREREFIVISKPGSLPVHAAGRYFKHTVLEMMESDYGLKCYSVNRLDRLTSGLMILALSGKAASKLAREFVEGKVKKEYVARVKGKFPKEEITVDKPMMTVDRQMGLVIITPEGKSQDAVTIFNRIAYDPVRDQSVVRCRPQTGRTHQIRVHLQYLGHPIANDPLYGVPSVWGPSLGKGGVDLTPSTNGISQADALKARAGTSTPQNIDTNREYDNIDLNSPIRLSNQAREIIAKLRRQKDDAEDWIRWSEVIFSAKKAQEDLESESKSSTPQVVPRLAGRQEALKLPDPLPDDTPSPLKPPVYLPPGFCTECYVPVPDDPDPETLFIYLHALRYTTEQLGTWETPMPRWASADWDGDWRGWEEGAILPNALEEDRRKMEAKAAKKADSDLSSNLEEKALTPVALAEGSVQD